The Oncorhynchus kisutch isolate 150728-3 unplaced genomic scaffold, Okis_V2 Okis07a-Okis12b_hom, whole genome shotgun sequence genome includes a region encoding these proteins:
- the LOC116360170 gene encoding paired box protein Pax-5-like, producing MVPGGDFSGSPYSHPQYSTYNESWRFPNPSLLVFQQDYGSLLGTEIGCSSGLFTASQTGQMQGSPYYYSAASRGAGPAATATASAYDRH from the exons GAGGAGATTTCTCCGGGAGTCCCTATTCCCACCCTCAGTATTCCACATATAACGAGTCCTGGAGATTTCCAAACCCCAGCCTGTTAG TGTTCCAACAGGACTATGGGTCTCTCCTGGGGACGGAGATCGGATGTTCCTCTGGGCTCTTCACCGCCAGCCAGACGGGACAGATGCAAG ggtcgcCGTACTACTACAGCGCGGCATCGCGAGGGGCGGGACCGGCTGCCACGGCAACTGCCTCCGCCTACGACCGCCACTGA